In the Candidatus Brocadiia bacterium genome, one interval contains:
- a CDS encoding prepilin-type N-terminal cleavage/methylation domain-containing protein, which yields MGKKKNGLTLIEILVAMIILLIGVVSVLSLFPSAMLSTKRSLNDTISARIAESVCNALTIAMRTSTPCNIKDKKPGQATVVHDGLTGADSSYTFALPLPVDPAPAKPRLFSHPAANPLNADSASPEPTGAFQLGSSDFIKKVIDNIKSSGDPTELYDQFAFTFTVSRVDDDRLATETGDSFKPMPLYQFGVKIYRVPKTSSSSSPSSTAKLPEKAEKVFVFRISGG from the coding sequence ATGGGTAAGAAGAAAAACGGTCTGACGCTGATTGAAATACTGGTGGCCATGATCATATTGCTTATCGGAGTGGTCAGCGTTCTGTCTCTTTTCCCCAGCGCCATGCTCAGTACCAAAAGGTCACTCAACGATACCATCTCGGCCCGTATCGCTGAATCAGTCTGCAACGCCCTGACCATCGCCATGCGCACCTCGACCCCGTGCAATATCAAAGATAAAAAACCTGGTCAAGCCACCGTGGTCCACGACGGACTAACCGGAGCCGATTCCTCATATACCTTTGCCTTACCGCTTCCGGTTGACCCAGCCCCGGCTAAACCGCGACTGTTTTCACACCCAGCCGCCAATCCTTTGAATGCGGATAGCGCCTCGCCTGAACCAACCGGCGCTTTCCAACTGGGCTCGTCAGATTTCATTAAAAAGGTCATCGACAATATCAAATCGTCAGGCGACCCAACAGAGCTTTATGATCAATTCGCGTTCACCTTCACAGTCAGCCGGGTGGATGACGACCGCTTAGCCACCGAGACCGGCGACAGTTTTAAACCAATGCCGCTTTACCAATTCGGCGTAAAAATATATCGCGTCCCCAAAACATCGAGCTCTTCAAGTCCCAGCTCGACGGCGAAGCTTCCGGAAAAAGCGGAGAAAGTTTTTGTATTCAGAATCTCAGGCGGTTAA
- a CDS encoding prepilin-type N-terminal cleavage/methylation domain-containing protein: MKITNTPLTTLSQATGQYISKLNGLVSVKSRRSENRPRSGFTLIEIMVALALMAMLMVIIATIFSSSSKITTDGYDMLYIYSTARAAVDYMVKDINGCLPLEGDQQRFELGEDAQGTDESAARDWLQFRATAQTKDGVKGVLIKYYLAEETDPTILGEAGSTAGAAKTVKSKSTLYVLNRKTSDFDGSNEEITAMCHYILSFNIEFFDTASKTYKQLKESKFDYPIGDAKPEDEKLPRGLRFILQVVASAAERKSRAIIHEVYIPMGQ; this comes from the coding sequence ATGAAAATAACTAATACCCCGCTGACGACCCTAAGTCAAGCAACCGGCCAATACATATCAAAACTTAACGGCCTGGTCAGCGTAAAATCACGTCGGTCTGAAAACCGGCCCCGGTCGGGGTTCACCCTGATAGAAATAATGGTCGCCCTGGCCCTGATGGCTATGCTTATGGTTATCATCGCTACTATTTTCTCGAGCAGTTCAAAAATAACGACCGACGGATACGATATGTTATATATCTACAGCACGGCTCGGGCCGCAGTTGATTATATGGTTAAAGATATCAACGGATGCCTGCCGCTGGAAGGCGACCAGCAGAGGTTCGAACTGGGCGAAGACGCCCAGGGTACTGACGAATCCGCAGCCCGCGACTGGCTCCAGTTCCGAGCTACGGCCCAGACCAAGGACGGCGTCAAAGGCGTCCTGATAAAATATTACCTGGCCGAGGAAACCGACCCGACCATACTGGGCGAAGCTGGTTCAACCGCCGGCGCCGCCAAGACCGTCAAGTCTAAAAGCACCTTGTATGTACTCAATCGCAAAACATCCGACTTTGACGGTTCCAACGAGGAAATCACTGCGATGTGCCATTATATCCTATCGTTTAATATCGAATTCTTCGATACCGCCAGCAAAACTTACAAACAATTAAAGGAATCTAAATTCGATTATCCCATCGGCGACGCCAAGCCCGAAGACGAAAAATTGCCTCGCGGGCTGAGGTTCATCCTCCAGGTCGTGGCCAGCGCGGCCGAACGCAAGAGCCGGGCCATCATACATGAAGTCTATATTCCCATGGGGCAATAA
- a CDS encoding UDP-2,3-diacylglucosamine diphosphatase translates to MQRILFFSDTHLNPTQSERIGFLADFMEKQSKNTDFYILGDLFDIWIGPGHIKLGEYQNILKELKKLSSSGININFIPGNRDYMVGPELTESTGIIVLSEIYELNANGKKILLTHGDLLCTQDRDYQRYRRVMRSGVVKTITRSLPHSVGQTIGQGLKKMSARSKETKTPMSKNIVMDTVQYYFDLSFDAVICGHIHQAQHIEVPTNGKTKHLFVTGQLAPDTKGGFSLPYVTMINGQLELVQ, encoded by the coding sequence ATGCAAAGAATCCTGTTTTTCTCTGATACTCATCTAAATCCAACCCAATCTGAACGCATCGGATTCCTGGCCGATTTTATGGAAAAACAATCTAAAAATACCGATTTCTACATCCTGGGCGATTTGTTCGATATCTGGATCGGCCCGGGCCACATAAAACTCGGGGAATATCAGAATATCCTTAAAGAATTAAAAAAACTGTCGTCATCCGGAATTAACATAAACTTCATCCCCGGCAACCGCGATTATATGGTCGGACCGGAACTGACCGAGTCAACAGGCATCATCGTCCTATCCGAGATTTACGAGCTCAATGCCAACGGCAAAAAGATATTACTTACCCACGGCGACCTATTATGCACACAAGACAGGGATTACCAGCGCTACCGCCGGGTGATGCGCAGCGGCGTGGTCAAAACCATTACCCGCAGCCTACCTCATAGCGTCGGCCAAACCATCGGGCAGGGGCTTAAAAAAATGAGCGCCCGGAGCAAGGAAACCAAAACGCCTATGTCCAAGAATATTGTCATGGATACCGTTCAGTATTATTTCGACCTGTCGTTTGACGCCGTCATCTGCGGACATATCCACCAAGCGCAACATATCGAAGTGCCGACCAACGGCAAGACCAAACACCTTTTCGTCACCGGCCAGTTGGCGCCTGATACCAAAGGCGGCTTCAGCCTGCCTTATGTGACTATGATTAATGGGCAACTGGAATTGGTTCAATGA
- a CDS encoding kelch repeat-containing protein — protein MASGFMHKSVRLKIGLVVILFVAMLAGYGGMCGKKRHNSGSSAPVYSWTVKIEHFDTTTPSARAYHQMVWDGNKIIMFGGRDASAYYNDTWFYYPLSNTWESAVTAGGPPAGRAGHAAVWDGKEFIVFGGRNGASDMNDLWWFEPISNTWTEKIPNGSGGTPPARSYHRMFYDGLLVVMFGGLSGTTPLDDLWWYSPKTNSWTQVIVPDAEAWPYSRGGYQFAWDGKYALMFGGWGAQYYGDLWWFDPSNSVWQPQRVPGAGLMPSERSGHQMIWNGFRAIMFGGYDGAHRSDLWWYDPLTNAWSMRIASGSVGAPDPREGHQMVWNGTRAVMFGGYNGTRYRNDLWWYDSSVVDGQYMRTSPYTPSELGAYPVSAHKAIVSWRDNANDEESYKIERRTGLDGDYEVLALLPPDSRYFSDTSVAPNTVYYYRVKAYKGFWESEYSNEGLCLTFNDWMSIAGGMEHSVALKDDRTVWTWGYNFHGQLGAGVNDTADRNIPVKVFGLADYMDIYSGGYYSLARKIYSTLWVCGRNELGQLGVGDANSHTVLTELDYALDWVNAVAGQSHGMAVKQDNTIWAWGANDKGQLGTGDNNIRISPVQVGIVMGYAGVACGNAHSVVTKTEGTLWACGYNFYGQLGLGDMLDRNTLTQVGADIDWEAIACGSDHTVAIKKDGTLWAWGLNNKGQLGLGDTVNRLVPTQVGIDSDWKFISCGQNHTVALKEYYGPGWNTLWAWGDNTYGQLGLDDTVNRTEPVRVGSDVLWVKAVCGGNHTLGLRSDGTIWSCGKNFYGQLGMGDTIYRRVMTNINR, from the coding sequence ATGGCATCCGGATTTATGCATAAATCAGTCCGGTTAAAAATAGGGCTTGTAGTTATTCTTTTCGTCGCGATGCTGGCCGGTTACGGCGGCATGTGTGGCAAGAAAAGGCATAACAGCGGCAGCAGCGCGCCGGTTTATTCCTGGACCGTCAAGATAGAGCATTTCGATACAACCACTCCGTCGGCCCGGGCTTATCATCAGATGGTCTGGGACGGCAATAAAATCATTATGTTCGGCGGGCGTGATGCTTCGGCCTATTACAACGACACATGGTTTTATTATCCGTTGAGCAATACCTGGGAATCGGCGGTGACAGCGGGCGGGCCGCCGGCCGGCCGGGCCGGGCACGCGGCGGTCTGGGACGGTAAGGAGTTCATCGTTTTCGGCGGGCGCAACGGCGCCAGTGATATGAACGACCTGTGGTGGTTCGAGCCGATATCCAATACCTGGACTGAAAAGATACCTAACGGTTCAGGTGGGACGCCGCCGGCCCGGAGTTATCACCGGATGTTTTACGATGGTTTGCTGGTGGTTATGTTCGGCGGGCTGTCGGGCACCACGCCGCTGGATGATTTGTGGTGGTATTCGCCCAAGACTAACAGCTGGACGCAGGTAATCGTGCCGGACGCGGAGGCCTGGCCTTACAGCCGGGGCGGTTACCAATTTGCCTGGGATGGCAAATACGCGCTTATGTTCGGCGGTTGGGGCGCTCAGTATTACGGAGACCTGTGGTGGTTTGACCCGTCTAATAGTGTCTGGCAGCCGCAGAGAGTGCCCGGAGCCGGGTTGATGCCTTCGGAGCGTTCCGGACATCAGATGATTTGGAACGGGTTCCGGGCCATTATGTTCGGTGGCTACGATGGGGCGCACCGGAGCGATCTGTGGTGGTATGACCCGTTGACCAATGCCTGGTCTATGCGAATCGCCTCGGGTAGCGTCGGCGCGCCTGACCCGCGCGAAGGCCACCAGATGGTCTGGAACGGCACCCGGGCCGTTATGTTCGGCGGTTATAACGGTACCAGATACCGCAATGATTTATGGTGGTATGATTCGTCAGTCGTAGATGGCCAATACATGCGGACAAGCCCATATACGCCGTCAGAACTGGGCGCTTATCCGGTCTCGGCCCATAAGGCGATTGTTTCCTGGCGCGATAATGCCAACGATGAGGAATCATATAAAATTGAACGCCGGACCGGTCTGGACGGCGACTACGAAGTTCTTGCTTTACTTCCGCCTGACAGCAGGTATTTTAGCGATACTTCGGTGGCGCCCAACACGGTTTATTATTACCGGGTCAAGGCCTATAAGGGTTTTTGGGAAAGCGAGTATTCCAACGAAGGTTTGTGCCTGACCTTTAACGATTGGATGAGCATAGCCGGCGGGATGGAGCACAGCGTCGCCCTGAAGGATGACCGGACGGTTTGGACCTGGGGATATAATTTCCACGGCCAGTTGGGCGCCGGCGTCAACGATACAGCGGATCGGAATATTCCGGTCAAGGTGTTTGGATTGGCCGACTATATGGATATTTACAGCGGCGGTTATTACAGTCTGGCCCGGAAGATTTATTCCACGCTCTGGGTTTGCGGACGGAACGAGCTGGGCCAGTTGGGTGTGGGTGATGCCAACAGTCACACCGTATTGACCGAGCTTGATTACGCGTTGGACTGGGTTAATGCGGTGGCCGGACAGTCGCACGGTATGGCCGTTAAGCAGGATAACACGATCTGGGCCTGGGGCGCCAATGACAAGGGTCAGCTGGGCACGGGCGATAACAACATCCGGATTTCGCCGGTCCAGGTGGGCATAGTTATGGGGTACGCCGGCGTGGCCTGCGGTAACGCGCACAGCGTGGTGACCAAGACCGAGGGCACGCTCTGGGCCTGCGGATATAATTTCTATGGCCAGCTCGGTCTGGGTGATATGCTGGACCGCAACACGCTCACACAGGTGGGCGCTGATATCGACTGGGAAGCGATTGCCTGTGGTTCGGACCATACTGTGGCTATAAAGAAAGATGGCACGCTCTGGGCCTGGGGATTGAACAACAAAGGCCAGCTTGGTTTGGGCGATACCGTCAACCGGTTGGTTCCGACACAGGTTGGCATTGACAGCGACTGGAAGTTTATTTCTTGCGGTCAGAATCACACTGTGGCGCTCAAGGAATACTATGGTCCGGGCTGGAATACGCTTTGGGCTTGGGGCGATAATACTTACGGGCAACTCGGGCTGGATGATACGGTTAACCGGACCGAGCCGGTCCGGGTGGGTAGCGACGTGTTGTGGGTTAAAGCCGTTTGCGGTGGCAACCATACGCTCGGGCTTAGGTCCGATGGGACTATCTGGTCATGCGGCAAGAACTTTTACGGGCAATTGGGTATGGGGGACACTATTTACCGGAGAGTCATGACCAATATCAACAGGTGA